The Arachis ipaensis cultivar K30076 chromosome B07, Araip1.1, whole genome shotgun sequence genome includes a window with the following:
- the LOC107608729 gene encoding uncharacterized protein LOC107608729 isoform X2: MKSIQEDGKVLPEFEDAEERQLFEALMLELDSDTSVDQMHHYEMVYLIHEKHEEQVAAVNEKIQDFLREKKGTVWRFSDWGMRRLAYKIKKAKNAHYILMNFELDAKYINEFKTMLDQDERVIRHLVIKRDEAITEDCPPPPEFHTLRAGADDDYDDEGYETEYDEDFDDDWDGEDDDDGEIIIVDDDDDDDDDDDHRNDKSANMKHDTAR, from the exons ATG AAATCAATCCAGGAAGATGGCAAGGTTCTGCCGGAGTTCGAAGATGCTGAAGAAA gACAACTTTTTGAAGCACTTATGCTTGAGCTGGATAGCGATACGAGTGTTGATCAAA TGCACCATTATGAGATGGTTTACTTGATTCATGAAAAGCACGAGGAACAAGTTGCAGCTGTCAACGAGAAAATTCAAG ACTTTTTGAGGGAAAAGAAAGGCACAGTGTGGAGATTTAGTGATTGGGGTATGAGAAGGCTGGCTTACAAAATAAAGAAAGCTAAAAATGCACACTACATTTTGATGAACTTTGAGTTGGACGCCAAATATATCAACGAGTTCAAGACAATGTTGGACCAAGATGAGAGAGTTATTAGGCATCTTGTGATCAAGAGGGACGAGGCAATCACCGAAGATTGTCCTCCTCCTCCCGAGTTCCATACTCTGCGCGCTGGTGCagatgatgattatgatgatgaaGGATATGAAACAGAATATGATGAGGATTTCGATGATGATTGGGatggtgaagatgatgatgatggcgAAATTATCATtgtggatgatgatgatgatgatgatgatgatgatgatcataGAAATGATAAATCAGCAAACATGAAACATGATACAGCCAGATAG
- the LOC107608728 gene encoding carbamoyl-phosphate synthase large chain, chloroplastic, with protein sequence MGIGSCITRLHNFPLPFLSRSPSFSSSSSRFKAPKATFQIRFFPLSTIYGKRKSIFCSNEHRHVSSTAAAAAVAAPALAPDTATKVGKRTDIKKILILGAGPIVIGQACEFDYSGTQACKALKEEGYEVILINSNPATIMTDPDMADRTYIAPMTPELVEQVLEAERPDALLPTMGGQTALNLAVALSESGALEKYGVELIGAKLEAIKKAEDRDLFKQAMKDIGIKTPPSGIGTTIRECMEIANEIGEFPLIVRPAFTLGGTGGGIAYNREEFEEICKAGIAASLTSQVLIEKSLLGWKEYELEVMRDLADNVVIICSIENIDPMGVHTGDSITVAPAQTLTDKEYQRLRDYSIAIIREIGVECGGSNVQFAVNPVNGEVMVIEMNPRVSRSSALASKATGFPIAKIAAKLSVGYSLDQIPNDITKKTPASFEPSIDYVVTKIPRFAFEKFPGSKPILTTQMKSVGEAMAIGRTFQESFQKAVRSLEHGYPGWGCSKVKELDYDREQLKYSLRVPNPERIHAIYAAMKKGMSIDEIFELSYIDKWFLTQLKELVDVENFLMSHNLSDLTNVNFYEVKKRGFSDKQIAFATKSAEKEVRCRRLSLGVTPAYKRVDTCAAEFEANTPYMYSSYDFECESAPTKRKKVLILGGGPNRIGQGIEFDYCCCHASFALQDAGYETIMVNSNPETVSTDYDTSNRLYFEPLTVEDVLNIIDLERPDGIIVQFGGQTPLKLSLPIQQYLDEHKPACASGLGHVRIWGTSPDSIDAAEDRERFNVMLNELKIEQPKGGIARSEKDALAIAAEIGYPVVVRPSYVLGGRAMEIVYSDDKLVTYLETAVEVDPERPVLIDKYLSDAIEIDVDALADSHGNVVIGGIMEHIEQAGVHSGDSACSIPTRTVPSSCLETIRSWTEKLAKRLDVCGLMNCQYAINNSEEVFLLEANPRASRTVPFVSKAIGHPLAKYTSLVMSGKSLYDIQFTKEVIPKYVSVKEAVLPFSKFAGCDVLLSPEMRSTGEVMGIDSLYNTAFAKAQIAAGQKLPTSGIVFLSLNDLTKRHLEKIAKTFVEAGFKIVATSGTAHALKSANIQAERVLKMHEGRPHAGDMIANGDIQLMVITSSGDALDQIDGLALRRMALDYKVPIVTTVNGAIATAEAIKSLKSNSIKMIALQDFIECKESE encoded by the exons ATGGGAATCGGAAGTTGCATTACTCGCCTCCACAATTTCCCTCTTCCCTTCCTCTCCCGTTCCCCTtccttctcttcctcctcttctcgcTTTAAAGCACCAAAAGCAACCTTCCAGATCCGCTTCTTTCCCCTTTCCACAATCTATGGCAAAAGAAAATCAATTTTCTGTTCCAACGAACACCGTCACGTGTCTTCCACCGCCGCTGCAGCGGCTGTTGCTGCTCCTGCTCTCGCTCCTGACACTGCGACCAAAGTTGGGAAACGAACAGACATAAAAAAAATTCTGATCCTTGGAGCTGGACCAATCGTCATTGGTCAAGCATGCGAGTTCGATTACAGTGGAACGCAGGCATGCAAGGCTCTCAAAGAAGAAGGGTATGAAGTTATTCTAATAAACTCAAATCCTGCTACTATAATGACTGACCCTGATATGGCTGATAGGACCTATATTGCCCCTATGACTCCTGAATTAGTTGAGCAGGTTCTCGAAGCGGAGCGTCCCGACGCCCTGCTTCCCACCATGGGTGGCCAAACTGCCCTCAACCTGGCTGTGGCTCTCTCTGAGAGCGGCGCCTTGGAGAAATACGGTGTGGAATTGATTGGGGCGAAGCTAGAGGCTATTAAGAAGGCCGAAGATAGGGATTTGTTTAAGCAGGCTATGAAGGATATAGGGATTAAGACTCCGCCTTCCGGGATAGGAACCACCATTAGGGAGTGCATGGAAATTGCCAATGAGATTGGCGAGTTTCCACTGATTGTTAGGCCTGCCTTTACGTTAGGTGGAACGGGTGGTGGGATTGCTTACAATAGAGAAGAGTTTGAGGAGATTTGTAAGGCTGGGATTGCTGCTAGTTTAACCAGTCAAGTTTTGATTGAGAAGTCCTTGTTGGGGTGGAAGGAGTATGAGCTTGAGGTTATGAGGGATTTGGCTGACAATGTGGTTATTATATGTTCCATTGAGAATATTGATCCCATGGGAGTTCATACTGGAGACTCAATTACTGTTGCACCTGCACAGACTCTTACCGATAAGGAGTATCAGCGCCTTCGAGATTACTCCATTGCTATAATTAGAGAGATTGGGGTGGAATGTGGGGGATCCAATGTGCAGTTTGCTGTCAACCCTGTGAACGGTGAGGTGATGGTAATCGAGATGAATCCGAGAGTCTCAAGGTCCTCGGCCCTAGCATCGAAGGCTACCGGATTTCCAATAGCAAAAATAGCAGCAAAGTTGTCTGTAGGCTATTCACTGGATCAAATTCCAAATGATATAACAAAAAAGACGCCGGCTAGTTTTGAGCCCTCGATAGATTATGTGGTTACAAAG ATTCCTCGGTTTGCTTTTGAGAAGTTCCCTGGTTCAAAGCCAATATTGACAACGCAGATGAAGTCTGTTGGTGAGGCAATGGCTATAGGGAGAACCTTCCAAGAGTCCTTTCAAAAAGCTGTCCGCTCACTGGAACACGGATACCCTGGATGGGGTTGTTCGAAAGTGAAAGAGTTGGACTATGACCGGGAACAATTGAAGTATAGTCTTCGAGTTCCTAACCCCGAACGCATCCATGCCATATATGCTGCAATGAAAAAAGGCATGAGCATTGATGAAATTTTCGAGTTGAGTTACATTGACAAATGGTTTCTTACTCAGCTCAAGGAGCTAGTTGATGTGGAAAATTTCTTGATGTCCCACAATTTGTCTGATTTGACAAATGTTAATTTTTATGAGGTTAAGAAAAGAGGGTTTAGTGATAAACAGATAGCATTTGCAACTAAATCTGCCGAAAAGGAAGTTCGGTGCAGGCGACTGTCTCTGGGTGTTACTCCAGCATATAAGCGAGTTGATACCTGTGCTGCAGAATTTGAAGCTAATACTCCTTATATGTATTCCTCTTATGATTTTGAGTGTGAGTCAGCTCCCACTAAAAGAAAGAAGGTTTTAATTTTGGGTGGTGGACCAAATAGAATTGGCCAAGGGATTGAGTTTGACTATTGTTGCTGTCATGCATCCTTTGCTCTTCAG GATGCAGGATATGAGACAATCATGGTGAATTCAAATCCTGAGACAGTCTCTACAGATTATGACACCAGTAATCGTCTATACTTTGAACCCTTGACTGTTGAAGATGTTTTGAACATTATTGACTTGGAAAGACCTGATGGTATCATTGTGCAATTTGGAGGTCAAACACCATTGAAATTGTCTCTCCCCATACAACAATACCTGGATGAACACAAGCCAGCATGTGCCAGTGGACTTGGTCATGTACGTATATGGGGAACATCCCCTGATTCCATAGATGCCGCTGAGGACAGAGAAAGGTTTAATGTGATGCTCAATGAATTAAAGATTGAACAGCCAAAAGGAGGAATTGCCAGGAGTGAAAAAGATGCACTCGCCATTGCGGCAGAGATTGGATACCCAGTTGTTGTTCGCCCTTCCTATGTTCTGGGAGGTCGAGCAATGGAGATTGTTTATAGTGATGATAAACTTGTGACTTATCTTGAAACTGCTGTTGAGGTGGATCCAGAGCGCCCTGTATTAATTGACAAGTATTTATCTGATGCCATTGAGATTGACGTTGATGCACTGGCTGACTCACATGGCAATGTGGTCATTGGTGGGATAATGGAGCACATTGAACAGGCTGGGGTACATTCTGGTGACTCTGCCTGCTCCATTCCCACAAGAACTGTTCCGTCTTCTTGCTTGGAGACAATCAGGTCATGGACTGAAAAATTGGCAAAACGACTGGATGTCTGTGGGCTCATGAATTGTCAGTATGCAATTAATAATTCAGAGGAGGTATTTTTGCTTGAGGCCAACCCTCGAGCTTCTCGCACTGTTCCATTTGTATCTAAAGCAATAGGTCACCCGTTGGCTAAATACACTTCCCTTGTCATGTCTGGAAAATCTCTCTATGATATACAGTTTACAAAAGAAGTCATTCCTAAATATGTGTCCGTTAAGGAAGCTGTTCTTCCCTTTTCGAAATTTGCAGGCTGTGATGTGCTTCTAAGTCCTGAGATGCGAAGTACTGGTGAGGTCATGGGTATTGACTCTCTGTATAATACTGCATTTGCTAAGGCTCAAATTGCTGCTGGCCAGAAGTTACCAACTTCTGGAATTGTGTTTCTTAGCTTAAATGATTTAACAAAGCGTCACCTTGAGAAGATTGCAAAGACCTTCGTCGAGGCTGGTTTTAAGATTGTTGCTACTTCTGGAACGGCTCATGCTCTTAAATCAGCTAATATCCAAGCTGAGAGAGTGCTGAAGATGCATGAAGGTAGGCCTCATGCTGGTGACATGATTGCCAATGGAGACATTCAGCTAATGGTGATAACGAGTTCTGGTGATGCACTTGATCAGATAGATGGTTTAGCTCTGAGAAGAATGGCTTTGGATTACAAGGTTCCTATTGTCACAACGGTTAACGGAGCTATTGCAACTGCTGAAGCAATAAAGAGTTTGAAATCCAATTCTATCAAAATGATTGCTCTTCAGGACTTCATTGAGTGTAAAGAGTCAGAATAG
- the LOC107608729 gene encoding uncharacterized protein LOC107608729 isoform X1, protein MMRQHSLPHNTNHHFFISANGYPSFSSSFLPLSIRTKPRRKSASLVVSAHKKDNKDDSHSFVSNPNESTGFFPEKSIQEDGKVLPEFEDAEERQLFEALMLELDSDTSVDQMHHYEMVYLIHEKHEEQVAAVNEKIQDFLREKKGTVWRFSDWGMRRLAYKIKKAKNAHYILMNFELDAKYINEFKTMLDQDERVIRHLVIKRDEAITEDCPPPPEFHTLRAGADDDYDDEGYETEYDEDFDDDWDGEDDDDGEIIIVDDDDDDDDDDDHRNDKSANMKHDTAR, encoded by the exons ATGATGAGACAACACAGCCTTCCTCACAACACCAACCACCATTTCTTCATCTCCGCAAATGGGTACCCTTCCTTTTCTTCCTCTTTCCTACCACTTTCAATTCGAACCAAGCCCAGAAGAAAATCAGCATCACTGGTTGTGAGTGCCCACAAGAAAGACAATAAAGATGACAGCCATAGCTTTGTTTCCAACCCCAACGAGTCCACTGGCTTCTTCCCAGAA AAATCAATCCAGGAAGATGGCAAGGTTCTGCCGGAGTTCGAAGATGCTGAAGAAA gACAACTTTTTGAAGCACTTATGCTTGAGCTGGATAGCGATACGAGTGTTGATCAAA TGCACCATTATGAGATGGTTTACTTGATTCATGAAAAGCACGAGGAACAAGTTGCAGCTGTCAACGAGAAAATTCAAG ACTTTTTGAGGGAAAAGAAAGGCACAGTGTGGAGATTTAGTGATTGGGGTATGAGAAGGCTGGCTTACAAAATAAAGAAAGCTAAAAATGCACACTACATTTTGATGAACTTTGAGTTGGACGCCAAATATATCAACGAGTTCAAGACAATGTTGGACCAAGATGAGAGAGTTATTAGGCATCTTGTGATCAAGAGGGACGAGGCAATCACCGAAGATTGTCCTCCTCCTCCCGAGTTCCATACTCTGCGCGCTGGTGCagatgatgattatgatgatgaaGGATATGAAACAGAATATGATGAGGATTTCGATGATGATTGGGatggtgaagatgatgatgatggcgAAATTATCATtgtggatgatgatgatgatgatgatgatgatgatgatcataGAAATGATAAATCAGCAAACATGAAACATGATACAGCCAGATAG
- the LOC107609156 gene encoding serine/threonine-protein kinase CTR1 (The sequence of the model RefSeq protein was modified relative to this genomic sequence to represent the inferred CDS: added 62 bases not found in genome assembly), translating to MPHRATYIFPRQFPERGLDESARQRLDHEKKRLVNSVKSPDNDNNFGTENDVASSTTTTTATDTPVTTAPHSKDVVVFPSGKHSAVSDLFAGAGVAGVGRFRAKSKQIAAFCNWINDKKRDSGNRLDCRRHALAAAEEEEDDDDHEMLVPPTAAAGTVKDSSGGGGVDQSFDRQVSLPRLSSGSSYAGSLFSGTTTFDGTATFSSDINTINIKDDSSSPNATRKHHHDEEEEQDRNNNNIDNSYARKYKESYYLQVTLAKRLACLASLSTEPFLITATETWDAESVSYRLWVNGCLSYTDKISDGFYNILGMNPYLWVMCNENEEGKKLPTLMALKAVEPSESSMEVVVIDRHEDCRLKQLMDKAEELYCESENSLALVEQLGKLVAICMGGTFPVEQGDLHNRWKMVSKRLISFYQCVVLPIGSLSAGLCRHRAILFKRLADYVGLPCRIAKGCRYCASDHRSSCLVKIKDDRQHLREYVVDLVGEPGTIHGPDSSINGAYLSSVPSPFRISHLKECQSPYLAGEACNRSVNSNLTGCVQEGPEGKDTNLLKNYKNSSFASVDQNSGGVSEAVRPASVTYDEYPGIAKDEVVAQDISNNEIITKKNSEAKTISNQSIQSTTNQSAQEKIGNKHENHGSGNIPRYVNLEPSLAMDWLEIAWEDLRIKERIGAGSFGTVYRAEWHGSDVAVKVLTVQDFHDDQLKEFLREVAIMKRVRHPNVVLFMGAVTKRPHLSIVTEYLPRGSLYRLIHRPASGEILDPRRRLRMALDVAKGINYLHCLKPPIVHWDLKSPNLLVDRNWTVKVCDFGLSRFKANTFISSKSVAGTPEWMAPEFLRGEPSNEKSDVYSFGVIMWELITLQQPWSGLGPAQVVGAVAFQNRRLAIPPNISPVLASVVESCWADNPADRPSLPSIVESLKKLLKSPVDSIKMGDET from the exons ATGCCTCATAGAGCAACTTACATTTTCCCTAGGCAATTTCCAGAGAGAGGGTTGGATGAATCTGCGAGGCAGAGATTGGATCACGAGAAGAAGAGACTCGTCAACTCTGTCAAATCACctgataatgataataattttGGCACTGAAAACGACGTCGCGTCTTCAACGACTACTACTACTGCTACTGACACACCTGTTACTACTGCTCCTCACTCCAAAGACGTCGTCGTTTTTCCCTCGGGGAAACACTCGGCTGTTTCTGACCTCTTCGCCGGCGCCGGCGTTGCCGGAGTAGGCAGGTTCAGGGCAAAGAGCAAGCAAATCGCCGCCTTCTGTAACTGGATCAACGATAAGAAGCGTGATTCTGGTAACCGATTGGATTGTCGCCGCCATGCTTTGGCGGCagcggaggaggaggaggatgatgaCGATCACGAAATGTTGGTTCCTCCCACGGCGGCGGCGGGGACGGTCAAAGATTCC TGGAAGCAGCTACGCCGGGAGCTTGTTCTCCGGAACGACGACGTTCGACGGCACCGCCACATTTTCCAGCGACATTAACACCATTAACATCAAAGACGACTCCTCGTCCCCCAACGCAACAAGGAAGCACCACCACGACGAAGAAGAGGAGCAAGATCGCAACAACAATAACATCGATAACAGTTATGCTAGAAAGTACAAAGAAAGCTACTACCTCCAAGTCACATTAGCGAAGAGGCTCGCTTGCTTAGCAAGCCTCAGCACGGAACCCTTTCTCATCACCGCAACCGAGACTTGGGATGCTGAATCCGTTTCTTATCGCTTATGG GTGAATGGGTGCTTGTCGTACACGGATAAGATATCGGATGGTTTTTACAACATACTGGGTATGAATCCATACCTGTGGGTGATGTGCAACGAGAACGAAGAAGGGAAGAAGCTGCCTACGCTGATGGCGCTGAAAGCAGTTGAGCCGAGCGAATCGTCGATGGAGGTTGTCGTTATTGATAGGCACGAGGACTGTCGGCTTAAGCAGCTTATGGATAAAGCGGAGGAGCTGTATTGTGAATCGGAGAACTCGTTGGCGCTGGTTGAGCAACTTGGGAAGCTAGTTGCCATATGCATGGG GGGCACCTTTCCGGTTGAGCAAGGGGATCTGCACAACCGGTGGAAGATGGTAAGCAAGAGGTTGATAAGTTTTTACCAATGCGTTGTGCTTCCCATTGGAAGCTTGTCTGCTGGTCTGTGTAGGCATCGCGCCATTCTCTTTAAG AGATTGGCAGATTATGTAGGTTTGCCATGTCGCATTGCTAAAGGTTGCAGGTACTGTGCTTCAGATCATAGATCCTCTTGTCTTGTCAAGATTAAAGACGACAGGCAGCACTTAAG GGAATATGTTGTGGACCTAGTCGGAGAACCAGGAACCATCCACGGGCCAGATTCCTCGATCAATGGAGCATATTTGTCTTCCGTTCCTTCTCCATTTCGGATTTCTCATTTAAAGGAATGCCAGTCGCCATATCTGGCTGGTGAAGCATGTAACCGTTCAGTAAATTCAAATCTTACAGGTTGTGTACAGGAAGGTCCTGAAGGAAAAGATACTAATTTGCTGAAAAATTATAAGAACTCCAGTTTTGCCTCAGTTGATCAAAATTCTGGAG GTGTTTCTGAAGCTGTTCGTCCAGCCTCTGTAACATACGATGAATATCCTGGAATTGCTAAAGATGAGGTTGTGGCACAAGACATTTCCAACAATGAGATCATTACGAAGAAAAATTCTGAAGCAAAAACCATTTCTAACCAATCTATACAGAGCACAACCAACCAGTCAGCACAAGAGAAGATAGGCAATAAACATGAAAACCACGGTTCTGGAAATATTCCAAGATACGTGAATCTTGAACCATCGCTTGCAATGGACTGGCTAGAGATAGCATGGGAAGATTTACGTATCAAAGAGCGTATTGGTGCTG GATCATTTGGGACAGTGTACCGAGCTGAATGGCATGGATCG GATGTTGCTGTCAAGGTTTTAACAGTTCAGGATTTCCATGATGATCAGTTGAAGGAGTTTTTAAGAGAG GTTGCAATAATGAAACGTGTTCGGCATCCAAATGTGGTGCTCTTCATGGGTGCGGTTACAAAACGTCCCCATCTATCTATTGTCACAGAGTATTTGCCTCG GGGGAGTCTATACCGCCTGATACATAGGCCAGCATCTGGTGAAATTCTTGATCCGAGGAGACGACTACGGATGGCTTTAGATGTG GCTAAAGGGATAAATTATCTCCATTGTCTAAAGCCTCCAATAGTGCACTGGGATCTGAAATCTCCAAACCTGTTGGTGGACAGAAATTGGACAGTAAAG GTGTGTGATTTTGGATTATCCAGATTTAAGGCGAACACTTTCATATCATCAAAATCTGTTGCTGGAACA cCTGAATGGATGGCCCCAGAATTTCTTCGCGGAGAACCTTCGAATGAGAAGTCTGATGTCTACAGTTTCGGCGTCATCATGTGGGAACTCATAACCCTGCAACAACCATGGAGTGGACTTGGCCCTGCCCAG GTCGTTGGAGCTGTGGCTTTCCAGAATAGAAGGCTAGCTATCCCTCCAAACATCTCCCCAGTATTGGCATCTGTTGTGGAATCATGTTGGGCCGA TAACCCTGCTGATCGCCCATCTCTTCCTAGCATAGTTGAGTCGCTGAAGAAGCTGCTAAAGTCGCCAGTGGATTCCATAAAAATGGGTGATGAGACATAA